One Mytilus trossulus isolate FHL-02 chromosome 5, PNRI_Mtr1.1.1.hap1, whole genome shotgun sequence DNA segment encodes these proteins:
- the LOC134718835 gene encoding serpin B6-like, whose translation MNIQPAVSNVVFEEGIANFSISLYSALERTGNEFISPYSITSALLLLILGTGTTTKYEMETAIFEYEEPNDVHQGYKLLNDKLATRTTPGVTFSIANKLYARQGLNLLTTFSSKASTIYGSEVDRLDFAKNTENSRLSINNWISANTNNKIQNMIPKNVLNRDTLLVLANAIYFKGTWKTEFKKNTTKQRNFFIGPNEQTLVHMMYGEFDAKSGEDLDLDCKVLQLPYKGNKMSMIFVLPNAGAGLNELEDILSMEDLTILLSELKTQRTIIRIPKFTMQREYDLKPIMSILGVTEIFDPTIADFSEMSPSHAHVSDMRHKAYIEVNEEGSEAAAATIAAIQHRSSLPDPTPFQFVADHPFLFIIQDDETGTPLFIGRYTRP comes from the coding sequence atgaatattCAGCCTGCAGTATCAAATGTTGTATTCGAAGAAGGGATtgcaaatttttcaatttcCCTGTACAGTGCACTAGAGAGAACAGGAAATGAATTCATTTCACCATACAGTATCACGTCAGCTTTATTATTGCTCATTCTAGGAACCGGAACCAcgacaaaatatgaaatggaGACTGCCATTTTTGAATATGAAGAACCAAATGATGTCCACCAAGGGTACAAACTTCTGAATGACAAACTTGCGACGAGAACAACACCGGGTGTTACATTTTCTATTGCTAATAAGTTATACGCTAGGCAGGGTTTAAACCTTTTAACCACTTTCTCTTCAAAGGCCTCGACAATCTATGGTAGTGAAGTTGACCGCTTGGATTTTGCTAAAAATACGGAAAATTCACGATTGTCAATAAATAACTGGATATCTGCaaatacaaacaacaaaattcaaaatatgattCCGAAAAATGTTCTTAATAGAGATACATTACTTGTTCTTGCTAACGCTATCTACTTCAAAGGAACATGGAAAACGGAATTTAAGAAGAATACCACAAAACAAAGAAACTTTTTTATCGGCCCAAACGAACAAACACTGGTGCATATGATGTATGGCGAGTTTGATGCAAAGTCTGGCGAAGACCTTGATCTCGATTGCAAGGTTTTACAACTTCCGTACAAAGGAAACAAGATGtctatgatatttgttttaccaAATGCTGGTGCCGGACTCAATGAACTGGAAGATATACTTTCAATGGAGGACTTAACTATACTTTTAAGTGAACTAAAGACACAAAGAACAATTATTCGAATTCCAAAATTTACAATGCAACGTGAGTACGATTTAAAACCTATTATGTCAATATTAGGAGTTACGGAAATATTTGATCCAACGATAGCAGATTTTAGTGAAATGTCGCCATCTCATGCACACGTGAGTGATATGCGTCACAAAGCCTATATTGAGGTAAACGAAGAAGGAAGCGAGGCGGCAGCAGCCACTATAGCCGCTATACAACATAGATCAAGTCTTCCTGATCCAACACCATTCCAGTTTGTTGCAGATCatccttttttgtttattattcaaGACGACGAGACAGGAACGCCGCTGTTTATTGGAAGATACACAAGACCAtag